One genomic segment of Impatiens glandulifera chromosome 6, dImpGla2.1, whole genome shotgun sequence includes these proteins:
- the LOC124941702 gene encoding ubiquitin-like domain-containing CTD phosphatase: MAEASSSSVTSLPSPSPSLTEEELTLTVKWSGKEYTVRVCGDDSIGELKRRICEVTNVLPKRQKLLYPKIGSKLADESVLICHLPLKSSLKMTMIGTVEDDIIVDQVDSSEIVDDFEIGQDEAVDIKDKDINKQKLRRRIDQYNIDVRNPCREGKKLLVLDIDYTLFDHRSTAENPLELMRPYLHEFLTAAYAEYDIIIWSATSMRWVELKMGQLGVLDHPNYKITALLDHLAMITVHSDARGIFDCKPLGLIWAKFPEYYSAKNTIMFDDLRRNFVMNPKNGLTIRPFRKAHANRESDRELVKLTQYLLAISKLDDISGLNHKYWESYKEDNSKRRRQA, from the exons ATGGCTGAAGCTTCTTCATCGTCGGTGACGTCTTTGCCGTCGCCGTCGCCGTCTTTGACGGAGGAGGAGCTAACACTAACTGTGAAATGGAGTGGAAAAGAGTACACAGTCAGAGTCTGCGGCGATGATTCAATCGGAGAGTTGAAACGACGGATATGCGAGGTCACTAATGTGCTTCCTAAACGCCAGAAGCTTCTATATCCAAAAATCGGATCAAAACTAGCCGATGAATCAGTCCTCATCTGTCATCTCCCTCTCAAATCTTCCCTCAAGATGACAATGATCGG GACCGTGGAAGATGATATAATTGTGGACCAAGTGGACTCTTCGGagattgttgatgattttgaaattGGGCAAGATGAAGCAGTTGACATTAAGGATAAAGATATCAATAAACAGAAATTGAGAAGGAGAATTGATCAATACAAT ATTGATGTTCGAAATCCATGCCGAGAAGGTAAGAAGCTATTGGTGCTGGATATTGATTATACCCTATTTGATCACCGCTCTACAGCAGAGAACCCATTAGAACTTATGCGCCCTT ATCTTCATGAGTTTCTTACTGCTGCATATGCGGagtatgatattattatttggtCAGCTACCAG CATGAGATGGGTTGAGCTGAAAATGGGACAGCTAGGAGTTCTCGACCATCCGAATTACAAAATTACAGCTCTCCTAGATCATCTCGCAATGATCACAGTTCATTCTGATGCTCGTGGAATCTTCGACTGCAAACCCCTTGGCCTTATTTGGGCTAAATTTCCTGAG TATTATAGTGCTAAGAACACGATAATGTTCGACGATCTAAGAAGGAATTTTGTGATGAACCCAAAGAATGGATTAACAATAAGGCCATTTAGGAAGGCTCATGCCAATAGAGAAAGCGATAGGGAACTCGTGAAGCTGACACAATACTTGCTTGCGATTTCGAAACTCGATGACATTAGCGGTCTCAACCACAAGTACTGGGAGTCTTACAAAGAAGACAATTCCAAGAGACGCAGACAGGCATAA